The region ACCGGCTTTCTACCAAATTTATCTGACCACGGTCCGATAAACAAGCTGGCCAAGGCTGGAAAAAGACTTTCGACTATGGTCTTGGCCATAAAAAATTTGGCTGCATAAGGTTGAACTACACTTTCAATCGCTTCCGTCTCATTTGTCGCATTCGGTGTTCCCAGTAAAATACATTCAGTCttattgaaatggaaaatttctgTGCATGTCTGGTAGATGACTTGGTTTTGAAACACTGTGCCTTTAAGCAGAGACAGCAGAGTATATTTTcctaaacgtgttttttcgcagaaacgaaaattgtttacCTGTTACACTCCATGCGAAAAATAGCAAGAGTACAGCTGGTTCCATTATGAGTAACCTGGTCTTGGCAGGTTGATTTACTACCGACTCGACTGTGTCAGTTCTCGTATCATCTTCATTCGCAGTTGAACGAATCAAGGATTCTTGCGATTCCATGCTGAggtttattttgtaagtagcaTTTTCCTGAAATAGGTGTCAAGTGTACGATGTACAGCATGAGGTGTTTCGAGAATTCGTGCATGAAATGTGACATTTTAAATGAGTAGGACTCGCCCTTTCATTAAGCAGATCCAGTGTTCGAGGGTATGGATTGTGCATAGGCACCTAGAGTCATAGTCATTATGAGCGAAATTCGAGTAAAAATCATCTCAGGGAATATGTGTGTCACTGCTACAGCACCATGGAGAGAACAAAAAAAGACTAAAATAAATTCCTCTTCGACTTCAGTTTATTTATCCATAAATTGCAACATTGGATCATCATCTCTTCGCCTCTTCATCAAATATGCTTCCACCTCATGTTCCGTGGGTTGTTTAACATCAAACATACTGTTATATGGTCGCTTTCTTTCATCCATACTCAGCAATTCTGACACTTTCTCCAAGTGTTTCTCTTCTGCGTCCAATGCTTTTTCCAACGAATCTACATCTTTAGACTTagacttcttcttcttctttttattctttttgtttttcttctttttggaCGATGTCGAAGCCATTTCGCTTGCAGCAGATGAATTGACCTGTTCATCGGAACTTTCCTCGTCGGCAGACTGAATCTGAATGTTCGGGATGTGATTGATGCTTTCTGTTTCAATTACTTGATTTTTACCGGATTCCCCGACGCAGTAGGAGTTTTTGATGAATGAGTGGCAGCATTTGAATCCCCAATTTCCGTTCGTCCAAAACGATCCGAAAACTGTCGTATGGTTGTTGATGAAAACGTCCTCTTCGTAGATACTACGATTTGTGTGCTTCTCTTGTCCCTTTAACACCTTACCACTTCGTGAATATTCAACGTATTCCTCTGTTTGAGCGAGCAGTAATGACTTTGGTGGAGCCTTTAAATGTTCTTCACCGCCGTACTTATCCAAAATTGTGTCTTTCGTTGCTGACTTGAACTCCTCCTTCTTTTTCTCATATTCATGCTGGAGCATTTCCAGTTTTGTTGGTTCGGCCAGTAAATGTACATCGACGCCTTTACCGTAAGCTTCCCACGCGAATATTTGAGCAACCGAATGCTTTTTCGTGTCACCagaaaatcgaacaaaattttcaccaGCAAAATCCGAATCGCCGGGTTTTACTTTCGGATTCGGATTGTCTCTCATCGACCGGGTTTTCGGGTCATAGTACGCTGAATTCGGATCCAAATTCCGCAGATACTTTGCAGTGTCTTCACGAATACGTAGATTTCGAACTGTAATCCGTTGCTTAGAATCCACTTTCGTTCCAGGCATGTCGACTTCGTCCACATATTTGTCCTCATCCTCTTCTTCATCCTCATCGGAAAGTTCTGCGTCTGGATTGTTTTTCAGTTTGTCCGCTTTGATTTGCTGCTTTGCCTCTTCCACTTTCTTATATTCTTCAATGATTTCCTTGTGTGCGGCCGGATCGTAGCCAGCCCAACGATCACGTTTCCCATCGTAATCGGACACAATTTTTGGTTGAACGAATTCATCGTAGGCCATCAATGCCCCGGAATATTTAGCGCCAATCTTTCTCGGCCTCTCCATACAATCAACCTTTTTATGTGTCATTGCGCCACAGTTTTCACAAGATCCTTTGCGAAATTTCGTCACCACCTTGCTTGTATCCACACCGCGCTTGTACCATTCACTAATTGCCGAAAATTCATCTTTTTCTTCATGTTGTGGCCGTTGATGTTTTAATGTTGGGCCATTGGTTCCATAATACCACGGAGCATTGGAAATGTATTGCGGAATATGGGGATTTATGTCCTTGCCTTCTTCGTCGACTTCAGCTGGAAACGTACCATTTTTTCGTGCTTCCTCAAGTTCCTTTTGCCTTCGCCAATCTTCACGGGATTTCTTCTTCGGCTCTTCATCATTGGACGCATCTGTTAGCAGTTGTGATACGGGTATTCGTGGAGCTTGCGATACCATTTTCGATCTGTTTAGAGATAGTTTTTTACAAGGACTGACGATATTTTTCGTAAACAACAAACGCTTGATTTATATACGTTTCAGTGACACATGTCAGCCATTTTTAGGACAGAATGTCATTCATTAACATGAAGTTAGCTAAAAGTTATTGACTTTTAGGCGGGAAAGttacaattaaaagtttttcaaattatattttgcatAGTATGAATGGTTTCGAACACATTCCTAAATTAACTCTTGTTTTGTGTTCAGAATAAAGCTCACGTTAGGCCATCATAAAAGCAACAATAGTATCGTGGGGCACTTACTGATGTATCTCTTCGTTATCAATGATTTCAGTAGAGCTGTAAACGACCATACACAGCACTGTAAACGCTCCTCTTAAAGATAcgtaataaacaaacaaaagataaGATTATCGTCTAAAATAAGCACACAATACACTTGATTTTCTTTGACCGTAAAATTGCAAGTCACACAGTTCTTTGTAGTGGTTTCGGCAAATAAGGTTGTTAAAAATCGAAACTAAACCTaaactattttgaaattaCTAACCGTAGCAAATCACCAGACCTTCAAAAGACAACGACCGAGAGGACTTTTTAATAAGGCAGTCACAATATgtatctaaatattttttacctgATTTATAATAACAATGTTGTAAAGTAGCTCAGTGACGACCGAGTTTATTTTCTCTACTGCCCACAAACAACAATGTTGAACCAATAATCTCTTGAAATTCGCGTATTaagcaaatttaattgaataacaattaatcaaacaaaagaacttAAATAACAAACTGATAAGCGATGGCATACATTGATTTATATACGAAAAATAAGTATTCACATCGCATTGATTGTGTGTACACAACTCAAAACAGctgattttgtgtttttatctGCATTTACTTACATTCAATGAGTATAAGGTGTTTACATCTCTTCTTGGTAACGTTACAACTACACTCTCATTCGTTTTAAGATCATTTTTTGTCAACATCTTTAAGTTCACTTTTTATTTATGCGTTAAGATTTTCTTTAAGATATTCCGCACCTACTTCAAAAAGTTTGTTATAGAAAGTGTTATATTCAAACTATTGACAATAAAACTGCCTTTTACCTCCCTTACCAGATAAAACTAACTCACTCGCAGCACCTCACGGAAATACTGATTCCATACGAAATTATTGCTAGATTTGACTCCGACACTCGCAGCACCTTTATCCCAAAATGttgatgaaaacaaaatgtcgaCATTGATGATAAATAGATAGATCTCAGTACCTTAATCAGTAAATTCAACACTGAGGGGGACCGCActgaaaagagttgcaaaagttgcattttgaaaaaagagttgcaaaagagttggACGCACAGataaagagttgcaaaagagttgcacgcgaAAAAAAGAGTACAAATGAGTTGCAGAAGAGTTGCACATGCAAAATGTGGTATTAACGTTGACAAAATATCTTCGTTCTATAAATTTAGTAGATTCTATGTTCGACAGAAGGAAACAGTTTTACTAATCCTAAATAAAAGCGACGTAAATATTTATAGATCCGTACAATTGATGTAGGAATACAGTGACAAcagattttataaaattattaaaagaaGTTCGAGAACGAACGTCTAGAGAACATCAACTGACGAcgaatgtaaaattttgacacaatgtcctacttttcatttttctaatatAACTTTGactttttattgacaaaaattagtaaatttagtaaaatgataGAACGGTTTCACCTTCATTATGACCTGGATAGTAGAATAAAGAGTCAATACCATTACGTCATGGTGGAACAAATCGAGAATTAGAAACAAGCCGAAGTACTGAAAATATACCTTATTTTAACTATCTAACGAAATATCCTATTTCttaaatagtacattactgctattAGGCTGGATATAAGATacgtgtacgtatacgagAGCTTGCACGAGTATTAGTacgagtctcttatatacagccttatatcagtgaggtattttatcaCAGTAGGCAAACAActctttttctagtgatttaattttgcttgcaaaacCTTTAGCTCTCTAGGATAAATTAGTTTACTCTTATGTAACTTACTGAaatacaatagttatttgtgtatctgttctggacgattgtttttagacaatttcgcttgtctcacttcgttcgggctacatgcgaaagtgcctaaaatcaatcgtccaaaacagatactcaaaacatttttcatgtaaggggtcgaaaacctgagaaaaatattgaaactccctcattttcggccccgacacatgaaatagTATTATACATAATACTACATAATAGATACAAATCGTGTGATTGCCGcccttgcctgcggcgcgggctgcaaacttcacacgtttgaatttttttactttcgccctgagtgatgcatactattttttatgccaaatactgcggaagatttgtattttcggtccaaaacaaaacataattttaattaaactgttgagttatcaacaaaatttggtgtagaaacaccaaaatgccgaaaagcgcgggtccagggggcggcagccccctggtataaaaataaaaacaatttaacaaatgaaattactgtaaacatacattcacttgctcacaaaacatttggctatcgtcaacacaacactacactcaatgcgtactttcaatcaagtgaacatgtgttttcgagacatatgaggaccgaaagtaaaatgatgacagtgatatttactttcggcccgaAAATACGcaaggcctgaatttttttactttcggtcaccatttgaggaccgaaaatacaaactttcgcagtatttggcataaaatagttatttgtgtatctgttttggacgattgtttttaggcaatttcgcgagttgcctaacacttcgttcgggctacatgcgaaagtgcctaaaatcaatcgtccaaaacagatactcaaaaaatttttcatgtaaggggtcgaaaacccaagaaaaatctcgaaactccctcattttcggccccgacacatgaaaaatacatttatctcctgcaagctgatatttcatacattacgcgtttctgcatataaacacaaacacatacataaccacagcctatacgattggataattcacacataacccacctagggtaaatttactttccatctacatatttgaaaaaaaaaaaaaacgccgaactgcggaagcgaacacgggaccagcagcatatcaaccaaacatgctgaccactacgccaacaaatcacataacgcgacgcaattggtgtcggtagtggttcgtcacttctacatcgatcaaataatcagagtagtcggaatgatgtgatttgaacgaaatgttgaggtggatagtatatgtgtgtgagtaagtaaataaaggattctctgtatgatgttttttttgttgtgaatgcgttttaaaacaacatgcttaattaattaattttaaatccaaatttttgtggttatttcgctaaagtatgaaatatcagcttgcaggagataaaacattgttctgccttggtgtatatttctcgaatcacttcttatgtacaattctatatacactcgctggcgctcgttatatacaattgtacatacgaagttattctcgaaatatacaccaaggcagaaaatgtactattcttactcgagagacacacaccgactgacgaaattactctgcctgcttgcctatttataacacaaatatttggtagttgactaccacggtggtaaattgcaatgctactatgagcaaaccaacaccaggcaaatcaattattatttgttatctggtaaccgatcgctcatagcagacattgcaatttgaaagtttggtagttgttggtagttagaCACCCAAACTatatagcagcaaagatgtttcttactcgagagacgcacaccgactgacgaaattattcggcctgctggtctatttataaatcgagtatttggtagttgactaccaaagtggtagttgactaccaaagtggtagttgactaccaaagtggtagttgactaccaaagtggtagttgactaccaaagtggtagttgactaccaaagtggtagttgactaccaaagtggtagtggACTACCAAAggggtagttgactaccaaagtggtagttgactaatacggatgttgtagatatgtttactgtttgagagctgcacaccgactgatgaaattaatcggctcgcttgcctatttataattccaaaatttggtagttgaataccaaagtggtacttgaatgagtaccaagctagtagtaaacagaaattgaaaaaaaaatgaaaaaagacctcaccaggcttcagccggtctattcttgttttactttcgccccttgtcattcaatgtactatttataaatattcatAGACAACATTGATTTCTATCTTTATTGAATTCAAGTAATTATATCTCTGATAAATAATACAGCCTGATgcgaaatggtatttttgaacttcaTATTAAtacaaaacgtcgaaagacgtatttaattttctctcagatcgaaacggTGGTCTAACGTCCTACTATTTGTTCGACATTGTGCCTGTCTAATGGCACGAATTCGTTTTTGACGTGATGAATGCATTAAGCATTCGCTGTTAACCAATACAATGATGATTGTTTCATCTTTTGGTTTAACGAATTCAACGAATTCACTTCGTATCTATAGAAGAATCAAACCACCATCGTCACATACATGTACGGCTTatgaaagtttgaaaaaactaTCCTAAGTTTCACATCGTATGAGACGAGACACAAAAACCAAACCTTGACCTAGAgaaagtttaaatttgttgGTCCCGATAGTCTTTGCAGGGACCACTTAGTATAATATAAGTAATCCTTATAAGCTCTTATATACAgcaatgttaaaattaaagtaaaagatttttgtaaaaatctatttaaaaGGAAGTGAAAGGAAGTTATAGACTGCATAATTATGATTACGGTGATGAAATTACATGTCTTGTGCGAATTCAGTGAAAGAAAGTGAGCATTTATTAGAAAATAAATCTAAACGACGAATGTTGCGAAAAAGTAATTTCTTCATTTCCAAGCTGACAAATCCATCGGCGGGTAATTTCTGCAATCGATCTTCGGATTTGCTGAATTAGGTGCAGTTGACCACATTTTATTCGTTTCCTTCAACATCGAATTTGCACAAATAATATGCGCAATTTGATACTTCGTAACCGCATCGATTTGAGCTTTCGTAAAGGGATAGGGATTCTCCGGATGCGAATAGAAATAAATATCTCCACCTACGACGttataaatgatggaatttgtttatgtactgtccgtttgacaagaggatcgccacggttcagcagggggttttgaacatttgttttttacacgttggcacacgtgctcttgtcagattcaagattctttttacgaaggttacgctgattatactttgtgaaaaaggccaataccttgcaaatatgtcacatcttggacagaatttgacactgcaatatctgcaacatgaaaaaactaaatgttcgaaaccccctgaaaccccgtgcttccacctacgtaatatacacaaactaggtgagccaatcttaatttattataattagCGCCGATCACACACCCGAAAGTGGGACCAACAAGTGGATTTCCGACCGACTCAAATGCTTCCAGCAAGCCACCAACATAAAAATCGACATCCTCATGTGATTTGTAGATATTCCTTAACAGATCGACGTtggttttgttgaaaattttgttaaaatcatCGAAGCTATTGATGTCTGGTTTTATATTGCATATTCGTCGTATTTGCACAAAAGATGGTACGCCGTGATCCCAGCCGCGCTGAATATCTATCGATATGAGATCAGTACCGAAACCTTGACGATTTTTTCCGATTCTATTGACGAGCTGTtcgaattgaaaacaattaaattgaaaatattagtTAGATCTTTTCTGCAATACCTCATCACTATATCGGCCGACGTTTACAGGCTGATTCAGGACACCTCTTAATGCATCATCGAAACCATTCTCTAAAAGATCAATACGTCCAATTGTGTTGGATTGCAAATATCTTCTCGATCGATTATTTTCGCCATGAAACAGCATATGCGCAGGAAGGTAATAGTGAGCTCCGCGATATGTTAATGCAAATTCGACGGATGTTGCAACATTCGTTTTATGGGAATAGGTTGCATTGACAACTCTATTTGAAATCTTTTCGATTGACTTTGCTGTTATCaaattgaactgaaaattGGCAATATTGATTCTACGAGCttcttgaaaaattctttcatcGCTCCATCTGGGGTTGAGTCTTGTAAGCCTTTCAGCAAGATGATTGTGGTTTCGCGAAAACAAAGCTGGCCAGATCGAACCGATCGGTGTGACAATAAATCGATCCATAGATGGTAGGTAATTTCCATTCGAATCAACTGGAAGAATACCACCCTTTCCAAGTCGTAATTTCCCGCGCCTATAAATTCGTAATGGTTTCAATTCAGATTCATTATTCCCATAAATCAGAGACAGATCCAGATAGGCAGTAGCACGGTTCATGATCTGCCCAGTTTCAACGccatttccatattttcctaaCTGAGCTCTAACCATGTTCAGACACCCGATGTTCGcctttttaaaaaatggatCGCTTTTCGATACATCTATCGGAAGACACGATGAATGTGACAAAGCAGAAGGTAGTACATTTTTATGTTCTTTTGAGCAACATCGAATCTCATATTGTCCACTTTTGGTTTGCATGGGAGCTTGATAATGTAAGTCATGTGTCGCGAACAAAACAATTAACAGCCCTAAAGAATTGTGTTGTGAAGCTGGCGGTGGTGATCTGACCGCTTTTAATAAAACATTCTGAACGAGCAATCGAGCATTAGGCAAATCTGAGCCGGTCACACTTTTTCTTATTGCATAAATGCCGTCCTCGTAGTTCTTCGGCCCGAATCTTGAAAATGGAGTATTGCTGGCTCCCCAGTCcggattttttaaattgttcccTCGTCCATCAATTGAACGATACTTGAAATGCCACATCGTTGACTGACCTATGTCTTTGTTGCTACATTGTTGGTAAATTGTCTCGAAAATACATGACGAGACAttcagttcatttttgaaGATTTGAGCACCGACAGTT is a window of Bradysia coprophila strain Holo2 unplaced genomic scaffold, BU_Bcop_v1 contig_350, whole genome shotgun sequence DNA encoding:
- the LOC119081137 gene encoding chorion peroxidase-like, giving the protein MRNVKNLVESETYYNSFLERIGLVSRSSIFRIDSYNEYINMQAIEAKIQTVGAQIFKNELNVSSCIFETIYQQCSNKDIGQSTMWHFKYRSIDGRGNNLKNPDWGASNTPFSRFGPKNYEDGIYAIRKSVTGSDLPNARLLVQNVLLKAVRSPPPASQHNSLGLLIVLFATHDLHYQAPMQTKSGQYEIRCCSKEHKNVLPSALSHSSCLPIDVSKSDPFFKKANIGCLNMVRAQLGKYGNGVETGQIMNRATAYLDLSLIYGNNESELKPLRIYRRGKLRLGKGGILPVDSNGNYLPSMDRFIVTPIGSIWPALFSRNHNHLAERLTRLNPRWSDERIFQEARRINIANFQFNLITAKSIEKISNRVVNATYSHKTNVATSVEFALTYRGAHYYLPAHMLFHGENNRSRRYLQSNTIGRIDLLENGFDDALRGVLNQPVNVGRYSDEVLQKRSN
- the LOC119081068 gene encoding pre-mRNA-splicing factor Slu7; the protein is MVSQAPRIPVSQLLTDASNDEEPKKKSREDWRRQKELEEARKNGTFPAEVDEEGKDINPHIPQYISNAPWYYGTNGPTLKHQRPQHEEKDEFSAISEWYKRGVDTSKVVTKFRKGSCENCGAMTHKKVDCMERPRKIGAKYSGALMAYDEFVQPKIVSDYDGKRDRWAGYDPAAHKEIIEEYKKVEEAKQQIKADKLKNNPDAELSDEDEEEDEDKYVDEVDMPGTKVDSKQRITVRNLRIREDTAKYLRNLDPNSAYYDPKTRSMRDNPNPKVKPGDSDFAGENFVRFSGDTKKHSVAQIFAWEAYGKGVDVHLLAEPTKLEMLQHEYEKKKEEFKSATKDTILDKYGGEEHLKAPPKSLLLAQTEEYVEYSRSGKVLKGQEKHTNRSIYEEDVFINNHTTVFGSFWTNGNWGFKCCHSFIKNSYCVGESGKNQVIETESINHIPNIQIQSADEESSDEQVNSSAASEMASTSSKKKKNKKNKKKKKKSKSKDVDSLEKALDAEEKHLEKVSELLSMDERKRPYNSMFDVKQPTEHEVEAYLMKRRRDDDPMLQFMDK